The window GCAAGTTACAGAAATAAGAAACCTGAAGTTCGGGCCGATATTACGACACCGAGCTGTCATTGGAGATATCTCGGAGTGCATTCGTGGTCTCTTCGGGGTCGTCATATGCAACCTGAAGGGTCGTTAGGTCTGGACGTGATCTCCGCAGACAATCTAGTGTAGCCTGCTCCAGTCTGTACGCAAAACCCCAGCTGCAATATGAGATTTGGTAGGAACATCGTTTCGATATTTGATGGGTGCTAGGACTCTTACTCGAACTCTTTGAGGCACCGCATTGATTTGATGAGCTGTCGTGTTCTCTCGTTGAACTCCGTTGAAGTTGGATTCTCTCCGTTCGTTGCACCCGAATAAAGGCTCTTGGTGTAAATGAGATTCGGGTTACATGGCGAAATTTTGAATGAGTCACTGCTCCTGTCGAGGTGACGGTAAAGGTGTCGACCAGATACCAGGTGAAAGGTTCTGCTCGTATGACAGAGAATACAAAGGGTCTTCCGGTCGCTAATATGCTCTCCGATTGAATCAAGTATCTTCAGAACAGCAGCGACCCGTCTTGCTGCGGTACCCATCTTGACTGTATTGACAGGGGTAGAACACTGTCGAGAAGGTGATGGCGGGGAGGTGTTTGCTAGCTGTCAGTTGATTGTTGATTGTTGATTGTGTGCGGCACTAGCTCCACATTTGGTGAAAGAAACGATGCGAACCCTAAGGTAAAACTACCTTAGGTAGGTGTCTGCCTCTTGAAGGCTCCTTCTATGGTCTTTATTAGCACTAGTCGAAGTTTAAATTACATGGCTTCATCTGCAATACAAGTCGACAACCAAATTCAGAACAATAAACGAGTGGACAGCAGACGAAAGGATAGTGTGCTCATTTCTCGCCTTACACCATCTCAGGTGAACCAACACGACTCCCGACAATAACATCCCaagcctcctcatcctcagcctcTTTATAACCCCCAACACCGTCCTCAAAACCATCACCCGCCCCATCCATACCAAACCGACCCATTTCAGTTTTCTCTTCACTCTCCATGTTTCCATATTTCTTATCGTTCTTCGCTCCTCCAGACCCTTCCTTCTTGCCCCCCCTTAACTcaatcaacccctcctccatctccccccaccacctcccctctaCGCAGTGACATCCCTGACCATGAACAATAGCATGccacatcttcatcttctcctccaaaaccaccagcCTCCCCTCggcctctctcttctcctgtGACAACCGCGCAATATTCCCATGAGCATGCGTCATCGCCTCCAGCACCCCATCAACATATGACTGCGTGTAAATCGGCTTGAAATTTTTGTGGGCACTCTCCCCCacttcatcaacacccacaacccccataggaggaagaggcaaATCCAAaaacggcagcagcagagacgacgacccctcccctttctcatTCCCTTTACCGTGAACAGGAATCGGTTTGGTCAACGGCGAAGACATGGCAACATCACCAGAAGTTGAAAAACCCCGAGCACTTCCCTGATTGTCAGAACCATCAAGCTgcatcctctccatccccttGATGACCCTGCccggcgtcggcgtcggcggcgaccccctcttccaaggCGTGATATCAAAAGTCTTTGACCCAGGCGCGGTCGGCTCAACAACGGCCGTACCAAAAATCCCGGTCTTCTTCGATATCGGGGTCGAGGGCAAAGACTGCGTCTCACGAGAAGGTTCCGGCCGGAGGTGCTTCATATCTCGACGCGAAAGGAAACTGGCAACCGGCTTGGGAGTCGAAGTCGCAGCAGCAAACTTGCCCTCACCCTTGAGGATCTCATCAAGGTGTGACCTCGTCTCGTCAAACGCGTGAAACTGTTCCGTTCGGCTGTGAGACCGTGACTGGACAATGCGATCATACAGGCGACCTACTTTGTGGAGGTCGTTCAAAAAGGGGAGAGATCTTCTCTCGGGGTTGCTGTCGGACCAGGTCTTGAGGACATCTTCCAGCTTATCATCCCCTTTGGCTTGTTTTACATCggccgaggtcgaggctgagggcTCGGTGGTAGCTGGAGCAGGGATTTGGGTAGGTGGTGACGCTGGGGCGCGCGCGTTGCGGGCGGGAGTGGATTTCTGGGGATTCATGTTTGGATGGAGGAGTCTTGTAAGTGCGTATGAAGATTGCTGCGGATGGAGATGATTTGAGAAGAGGGTAAACATCAGAGATTTGAGGCCCTAAAGTACCAAAATGTTTGGCTACTTCTATTTCTCTTGATGAGATGTCCTGGATCAAAACCGCCTTTCTTGCCATCAACACAAATCAGCTTTATCCCCATGGACATCATCGCCTCAAAGAgcaaaccaaaacaaagcTCACATCACTACACACACCCAAAGCACTTCTTTCAATCAACTCTCTTTATTTACCACAAACCCCCCTTCATCAACTATCTACTCATCAAAAAGAGCATAATTCGGCCCATTATTCGGTCCACTTCCCACAGTAGCATGCGCCAACACCTTACCCAATTTTCCAGTCCGCACATCTCTCTCATAAACCACAACCCTGTTATCATCCTGCAGCGCGCTCACCAGCTTTGTCCCCGCCTTGTTGAGCGAGAAGCCGCGGGGATTGCGCCCACCAGCGGGAGCGGTCTGCACATGCGTCAAAGCGCCGGTTTGCTGATTGACAGCAAAGACCTGCAGCGGGTCCGATTTGATCGTCCCCTCTCCGTCAAAGGCCGGAATGTCCAGGCTGTTCTCCCCGCGGGAGGAGACAATGACAAATCTCTGATCAGGGCTCACCTCGATCTCCGCCGCCTTGGTGCCAGCAGGAACCGTCGTGCCCGGGCCGCCAGAAGGAACGTCGAAGAGGCGGGTGAATTCAGGGGCGGCGTCGCGCTTGTAGGTAACCGAATACCCGCTGATAGTGTTGGAGAGCTCGTTAAACGAGTAGAGGAAGGTCTTGCGGCCGGCCTTGGCAAAGGCGACGTGCCTGGGACCGGAGCCGGCAATGGTTGGGATGGATGTCACGgcagtggcggcggcagcgccaTCGTCGACTTGGAAGACGCGGATGAGATCGGCGCCGAGGTCGGGAACCAAAATAAACTTCTTGGATGGGTCCAGGATGGCATcgtggagatggggggcATCCTGACGCTCGGGGACGGTGCCAGGGGCAGTCAGCTGGTAGGTTtgctggccgaggagggagaggttggtagGGTCAGCAACAgagaaggtggtgaaggcggAGGTATCACTGTGTTTCTGTATTAGCACCGCGAGGACATACCCCGCCATGAAAGGTAGACGTACTAGTGAGCCACTGCAAGCTTGCTGTTATTGGCAAAGAGAGTCGAGGCAACAGGACTCTTAAGGACAGAGAGAACGTCCAGGGTCTCGAGAGTCCCGCTGGCGCTGGTCCTGTAGGAGGTTATGGAAGAAGATCCACCCCAGCCCTCATTCAGGCAGTACAACACCGACTTTGACTTGTCAAGAGTCAACCAGGTAGGCTCAGACCCGCAGTCCAGATTCTGAGAAACCCGAGTCAGGGACGACCCATCTAGCTTCAGCGAGGTAACAGTATGGTCATTGTACGACGTAG is drawn from Podospora pseudocomata strain CBS 415.72m chromosome 1 map unlocalized CBS415.72m_1, whole genome shotgun sequence and contains these coding sequences:
- a CDS encoding uncharacterized protein (EggNog:ENOG503P0F9; COG:G), with the translated sequence MSKKLIAFLLALPASAEIIYATSYNDHTVTSLKLDGSSLTRVSQNLDCGSEPTWLTLDKSKSVLYCLNEGWGGSSSITSYRTSASGTLETLDVLSVLKSPVASTLFANNSKLAVAHYDTSAFTTFSVADPTNLSLLGQQTYQLTAPGTVPERQDAPHLHDAILDPSKKFILVPDLGADLIRVFQVDDGAAAATAVTSIPTIAGSGPRHVAFAKAGRKTFLYSFNELSNTISGYSVTYKRDAAPEFTRLFDVPSGGPGTTVPAGTKAAEIEVSPDQRFVIVSSRGENSLDIPAFDGEGTIKSDPLQVFAVNQQTGALTHVQTAPAGGRNPRGFSLNKAGTKLVSALQDDNRVVVYERDVRTGKLGKVLAHATVGSGPNNGPNYALFDE